CCTATAAGTTGTGTAAGTTCACAAAGAGTGGTACTGGGAGAAGCATAGTGGTGGGCTGGGAAGGCAGTCATAACAATACATATTCCcagaaacaaattaacaagatTTTGCTTCCTTTGGAGTCTATATTCTCCATGAGCCCACTTGGCAGTTCTCTCTCTGGCTGTGCTGGGACCTGATTCTTCCTGTGGCCCTGGAGGAAAAGAAGCATGGTGGGAGTGGATCTCAGTGGGCTGAGGCATTTCCTTTCCTAGAGTCAGTAGGGACACTATAGAGATTTTAAGCAAGGGAAAGATTATTTCTTCATATCGTAGGGGTTGGGGGCAAACTTCCACAGACCAAGGAGATTTGAAGGAGTCAGCATGTTTAAAGTACTTACCTGCCTCTGAGTCCACCTAAATACACCTGTGGACAGATTTCAGCTTACCAAAGGGAATTGCTTTGAATACTTCTCACTAAACAGCTGCTGGAGAAGCCCACAGTCTTTCTCTCCAGGGAGGTGTCTGAGCACAAACTTAATTATTGTCTGGAGATTCCAGAAAGTCATCTTGGGGTGAGCATTAGAAGACTTTTAAAGCTACTTTCTGGCCTGGTCATCTGGGGGCGTGGGCTCTGTTCAGGCTCTGTCCTAACTTCTGTGATATCTTCAGTCAGTCACTACCCTTTCCTgaaactttgtttctttcttcttgctcAGAAGTGGATAAAGGCCTACaacaatggttttcaaacttgttttAAACCACAGAACCATTTCCCCAAAGTAAGTATCATACCTAAACTGATTATGGACGCGACCAggcaactttaaaaaatgctattattttgttttgcttcctgCGTTTTCCTTTTCCAATGAAGGAGCCAAGTCATTAGTATTTCTTAGGTGCagggatatttttttttcccagttccaAATCAGAAACCGTGTGACACTCACTTATTTTATAAAAGTGCCCAAGATTAAGAGATTGAGTtgcggctgggtgtggtggctcacacctgtcgtctcagcactttgggaggccgaggtgggcagatcacttgaggtcaggagttcaagaccagcctggctaacatggtaaaaccctgtctctactaaaaatacaaaaatctgtcgggtgtgatggtgcacgcctgtaatctcagttactcaggaggctgaggtaagagaattgcttgaacccagggggcacaggttgcagtgagctgagattgcgccactgcactccagcctggctgatcagagtgaaactttgtcaaaaaaaaaaaaaaaaaaaaaaaaaggattgtgtTGCAGCATGCTTAGTGCACACTGAGATGAGAAAGGGCATGTCCTTGATAGTTACATGATCCTAGAGGGAGATTTTACTCCATGCCACAATAGTGTAGTGCTGTGTATATTTGGGACAGGGAAGCACTAACCTAGAGCTAGTACTTCTGTTCAACTCCCAGGCAGTACTCCATATTAGCGGCAAGACCTTGGAGAGGTGACTGCTGGGAGTGTTTAGCAGGGTGAGCTTAACACAGGGCAACCCTCATTCAACAAAATGTCATATACTCTATCGGTGACCTCCAAGCCAAGAACTTCCTAACATTCACAAGTCCAGGTAGTTTTGGAAACTACAAATGTAGCAGTAATCAAGTGGCCTAAACAATAGAGGCATTGCTCCATTTTCTCAGCCTGCGTGAGCCTTCCTGATTCCAGTTTCATTCTGTACAGGTATAAGCTTGTGTAATGACAGGGATTATGCTTCTGGTGGTCCAATCAAATGGGTGTTTTTCCTACAATTTGAATCTTTATAATAACGTTCATCCTTgctactttttaaacaaatgaaaataagccTGCCCTAGTTGTCTTCTTCCTGCCCTGCTATGCTTCCCGCCCTGCTACGCTTCCCCTAGGTGAAGACGATGCTCCTTTGAACAGTTTGACAACTTCATGTCTGGAAAGTAAATGATTAAAGTCGTTTTCAAATCCCATACATTGTTTTTCTGGagtcacacatgacaatattCATACAAACTGTATGAATAGCTGGCCTTTCTTCATATCTTCCCACTTAGGATACCCAGAGACCCACGTGGTTCCATAAGGGCCTTGCTACTGAGATGCCAGGACACCTCATGCCCTGGCAGAGAGGGGCCTcagaaaaaccagaaataaaaataagatacaaataCTTTAATCGCATGGATTTCCATATACATCTCGATCTTGTGAACTAATCTGAAGGATAGAAAGGGAGTGAAACAATTTGGATGGAAATTCTCAACATTGTCAGTTTCACTTGGGTTCAGATGATAGAGTCTGTTATTGTGTTCTCTTACTACCCTctatgcctggtacatagtaagtgctcaatgagTATTTGTTTGTTGATTGATAGAAAAGATTGTGCTTTCTAGTCCTTCTGCAGAAAGGAGTCCTTTTGAACCCAAAGGGCTGATGTAGCCCAGGTGGCTAGCAGGGAATCTTAGCCTAGAGGCCAGCAGTGACCAAGAGGAACAGGTTTAAAGGGGCTCAGCCTGCTGACTGCCCAGGTGGGCAGTGAACCTTGAGTGTATGGGAGGACACTGGGCTGGATGGGAGGGGTTGAGCTGGCCCTACCTAGGGGAGAGATGGAGCCAAGGGTTGGAGAGAGACCTTGCCAGCCTTGTCCTCCGTGGGTCTTACCTGGTGCCACACAGGCCTGGTTTTTCTGAGGCCCCTCTCTGCCAGGGCATGAGATGAGCTGGCATCTCAGTGGCAAGGCCCTTATGGAACCACATGGGTCTCTGGGTATCTTAGGTGGATAGATATGAGGAAGGGCCCAGATCAGGTCAGCGTGGACTGGAGAGGACAAAAGTTGGTGGATTCTGAGAACACTCAGCAGGGATGAAGAGAAGGGGCAGCCAAGAGGCTGAAGGACGAGTTGAGCTTTGAGCTCAGAGCAGGGTAGAGAAACTGAGCCCAGGGGAGAATGAGGAGCCCCAGTGGGGGATGAGGAGTTAGGTCCCATGGTATTATCCCTTTTTTCTCTGTCATGTAACACTGGAGAAGGAGGTAAGAAGTTTTCGCTAAGCCCCAGTACCAAAGTGGTCCATGTTGCCTCCTGGTGCTCAGCTTCAGCCCTGGCAGAAGGGCAGGCCCTGGAGAAACTGGTGTAGATAGGAAAGAGCTGAATATCAGCTTTGCGTGGGAGTTTGGGGAGGTGGCaaggggtgaggggagaggagaaagcaGAAGACAGCAAAATTGTGTCATTGGCCTGCATAGCACAGAACTGGTGCCTGAGAATGAGGGTCAATGAATAAACGAGAAACCAGCCTTTCCACTCAACCAAGAGGTATTTATTCAGTTGCTGGCACCTCTCCCAGTGTAAATCTGGACTCGGCTCCGAGAAGGTGGTTCATCACAGCGGGGGCTTAGTTTGCTTTCTGTAGTTAGTGGCGTTTCATGGTTTTCTTTATCCAGCGTACAAAGCTTGAGACTTTGGTGCAGACTCGTGGAGGCTTGCCATTGTTTCGTCCATAGGAGACAATGCCCTGGGCCACCTTGTTACACACAAGTGGGCCTCCAGAGTCCCCCTGTGAATAGAGAGTGGAAGGACTGAGTTGATGCTCCTCTGGGTCCTGCCCTCTCTGCCATCTCAAGCCCCCGCTTAGAAAATGCCAACTTGCACAGCGTGCATGTGGGAGATGAGAGGGCAGGGCAGGCTGCTGGTGGCCCCCAGCTGCCAAACTCTGGCTCTGGACATTGTTACTGCTTCACCTCATCCCAGCGGCCAGCCTCCGTCATCTCCCCCAGATCCTGGGATCACAGGAATGTGGGACCGTTGGCTGTTTAAGGACCCAGAAACGGGCAAGGAGGGCTGACATCCACCATGGAGGACCAGCCCATTAACCACGTTGGGTACTGACCTCTGAAGACACACCTGGTTGTAATTACTGCACTCCCAGTGGGCACAGTTTCCTAATATCTGTGACCTGGAGTGGGTAGAGTGTTGCAAATTCATCCTTCCAAAGGAGCACATCCACCATAAGCCTCCTCGTAAGTTTGCAGAGGCCCTAATTTCTCCCCAGCTCTGTCTAgtccccttttctctttccagaGAGAAAGACCACAGTCTAGTGGGTGAAGGAGTTCCCCACTGCTTAGGTCTGCAGGTCTCAGATCTTCCCCAAACATCTTTCTCCCCAGAGCCAATCCAGGCAGATGCATAGTCTCACCTTAAAGGAAGCCTTTTGAATCTCTGGGTCCCCCACGCACAACTCAACAGTACCGTCGTAATAATGGGGTAAGCGGGATTTGCACGTTTGATCTTCCTCCACTGTCAACTTCACCTCCTGCAGTGTGTGTGAGTATTTTCCCTCGGGGGTCGTCTGTCCCCAGCCGGCCACATCACACACCTGCCCTGGCTTCACCTGGGTCTTGTTCCTAGGTAGCCTGAGGGGCTTCACAGCTGTGGTCCGCTTGGCCTTTCTCTCCAGCTGGTGGGGAAGAGGCAAGAAAGTTCAGGTCAGCCAACGAACTTCTGGGCCCTGACACAGTGATGGGACTATGCTGTGTTCTCTCTCCTCTGAGGCACAGGAATTAACCAAAAGGCCAGgatggaaaggagggaagggccTGCATCACAGTGGGAGTGGAACCAACTGGACTTCTTGCTCAAGAAGAGCAAGAGTGGCAGGAGTGTGCCTCACCTGCAGTAGCATGATGTCGTTGGAAAAGTTCTCAGGATTATAGGCTGGGTGGGGGATGGCTCTTTTCACAGGGATAATCTGCTGGGTCCGCTCCTGTTCCTTGATATTGTGGGCCCCCAAGGTGACATTTATGGAGCTGCACAGAGAGCAGAGTGAGGATGGGGGCGGAGTCACAGAGGATACAGCCCAGAGACAGTGAAGAGCAGGTGACAGCTGGGGCAGGGCTGCAGTTGAGGGGAAATTAAGGGGACAGTCTGTCCCCAGGAATTGGAATTCTGGTAATTGCGCCATGTTTCTCAGGGGTCGGTTCCCCCTTGAAACACAGGTGGAATTGCTTCAGTTTGTATTCTTATGCCAAAGTATGCCCCCAGTTCTAAATATGGCAGGCTTGGTCACTCTGCTATTTCTTACTTCAGCAGCGCCTCTGGAACCAACCTTCCCCCGTCTCCACAAACTTACCTGCCCTTTTCTCACGCTCTAAGGAGCCCTCCTGGCATATGTGTTCCCAGGAGCCCAAGGAGCTCCTTGGGAAGAAGGCAGGGGTCTCTGTGGAGTGTTTCTGGGAAGGTGTGGGCTGTTTTCTGCTCCTCACCTTCCCCAACAGTGAGCAGCTGTCAGCACGAAGTCCTCTCGTATCAGGAAGCCACCGCACCTCTTCAGAGACATCTGATCCCAGATCATAAGATAAGCCATATAGGGGCGGGAGTGGGGCTTGACCTCATGTCCCCCGATGATCTCCCCTGAAGGAAAAGTCTCTCTGCTTGTGTGCACCCATGGAATCTGCTGGGTGGGCACCTGCTTGATGGCTCCAGAATTCCTGGGCATTTGGGAACCTGGGATAGCCTGGACTTGGGAGGGGCCTGGAGGAAGGGGTTTCAATTTCCTGCTCTGTAAAAGGGAAGAACAGCAGACTTTGGTCTGTAAATCTTTCTTCCATATGTAGTCGAAGGCAAGCATACCTGTCTTAGGGACAGTGAAATCCCAGAGGCTCCTGATCATTCCTTTCCTGACTTTGCTTTGTTTCAGGTGAGTTTCCAAGACCCTATGAGTCCCATGGTTTCTAGGATAGCGCTGCTTTCTAATGGCCAGAGCATAAGTGGAGGGATCTAGATACTGTCATATCCTATTTCCTAGCACCTGACATGTAGtgggtgcccaataaatgttcaTGGCTGCATTATGGACTGGCTCCAGTTAGCCTCTGGATGAGGGCTGGCAGAGCAGTGCTGGTGGAATTCTAGAAAACAGGGAAGTTCGGGCTTGCCATAGTGCCTCATTCTTGGAAAGAGGGGGGCCACCAAAGGCCAGGGAAGAAAAGCAGAGTTGGAGAATGGGACTGAGCAAACACATTAACAGTGTTCTGAGGACAGTGATTGCACCAGTTCTGCTGTCAGCTGAGCTCTGGGTTTCTCTCCTAAGTAGACGGTGAGAGAAGGACCTGTGTTATCCCAGAAACAGAAGCCAGGGCTACTCtagaataatttaatatttctcttttctagttTCCCATCCTCTGCCATTTACTTCTAGGAAAGTCCTGCTCTCCAGGTGACAAAGGTGGGCTCTGGAGAGGGGATAGTACCCACTGGCTCTTCTTGAGAACGGCCTTCTGCTCTGCCATTCCTGCTGATAGCTTATCCAGCATCACACCTGGGGGGTCTTGGTACAATGGGAGCTGGAGTTCAGAACATTCCTGGTAGATAGATGGATCAGGAATGTGGAGAAAGGGCAGGAGACCTATGGGATGGGGTTGGGCCCCCGAGGGTGGAGACGATCACTCACCTGCATCTGTCCTGGGCAGCAGGAGGAAGGCCAGCAGGAGCAGGATTGGTTGCATCTTCTCAGAAAGGCTGTCCTGGTTGGAGCTGCTGTTGTTTCCTCCTTGCTCTCTTTTAGCTCTTGGGAGAGGAAAGAGGTGGAGCAGGCTCAGTGACTTCATGTTCCCCTCTGGTTTTGTGGTGTCTCATCACAGATTTTCTGTGAATGCTGCCCACCCCAACTGCTTCTGCCTGATGACGTCCTCTGGGTGCTTGTGTGAAAATCATGCAGTGACCACATCAGCACCCACAGCTGATGACTCAGAGTAGACTACCTATTCAGCCCAGAGCAGGAACCCAAGCATATGAAGTGAACTGTAGGATATGGTATCAGCCAGTAGAGGTACTGAAGCACCAGAAACCTGAGTTCCCAGTGATAGAACCCCAATGCCTCAAGGCCATGCTGCTAAATCCATCAGGATAGTTTCTTTAGCAGTTTGTGCTAGAACCAAGCATGTTGGAGATGTGTCTCCTTCCCTTAGAGAGCTGACCATCTGGTTGAAGAGACAAATGCCAGGAGCCAGAGTACAGTTAGGGGAGGGCTATGGTAGAGCCATACACAAGGTAGTAACAAAGTGTGGCCACCATCTACTAGACACATCTAGCAACCCATTTATTATCATAGCTTCCTTTCTAGGGAATTTCTAACATCCTTTATTTAGTTACAAATGTTTAGTGTGAGAGTTCACCTCTTTTCTGAACGCTTTCAATAAAAGTCCTGTACTTGACATTTTATTGGGCTAGATTAACGAATTGCTAGGAGTTGAATCCACTTTGGGTAGGCTGGGGTCAGTCCACTCAAGCCACTAGAACCAAGAATGAGAAAAGGCTGGTTCTCTAAAGGACGTTTGTAATGCTAAACTGCTGATACCATGTGAAGTGAGGAAGCATGCCAGGCAGCCAAAGATAAGTAGTTGTCTTTTTTAGTATTCTGTCTCCTGTCCAGAGAGCCACACTTCTTACATAGCAGGCTCAGCACATAATAGGCACACAGTAAACATTTGCTAAACAAACTACACTAATGCTATCGTTATGATGGATGTGAAAGATGGTTGTTTCTAAACAGCCTGTGCCcaattctattaaaaaaacaactaaatCTCTCTACGTGGTTTGATTATGGTGATCTGTTTccatctttgtattttctgtattttacaatttttctatGAAGAATGGTATATCTCAAAATATAGAATTCCAGTGTAAATGTCTTCCTTGTCAATAGCAAGCCAACTACATTTATCAGACTTCTGTTTTTTGACCCTAGCTTGCCCCATAGTAGacgtttaaaaaatttttttttctgattatagtcATAACAtatgtttattaagaaaatttggaaagtagGAAGGGAAAATATCACTTATTAATCTGTCTCCCACAGACTGACTGTTACCATAAGCAGTGTGTTTTAAATACTTGGGATCACATTGTACAGACaatgcaatttattttatctttgcttAACCCTACAAATTAAGCATTTTCCCCATGCTTGTAGAAACTATTAGTCAATACAACTATAGTCTTTCTTTCCTAggcattaaaaaatttaacatgcaagtaatttttaaataatttgagcaaagagaaaataattaaagttaCCTAATTTCTCATAATTCACTGATAACCATCTTTAATGTCTTGAAGTATGCTCTAGCACATTTTTTCTCATGTAAtatctgtcttttttaaaagtaaaaggggATTATGCTAAACATAAGTTTGtgacccatttaaaaaattgaggtaaaattcacataacctacaattaaccattttaaaatattcaattcagtgacatttagcACATTCAAAATCTGCAGCCACCACCtatggatatttcatataaacggAATCACACAATACATGACCTGTTGTGGCTGGCTACATTCACTTgtaataatgtttttgagattcatacaAGCTGTAGCACATGCCAgtactcattctttttaatggcaaaataatGTTCCCATTATGTTTATACCACAAGTTATTtgttcatctgtcaatggacatttggattgtttccatcttttggctattgtagcTAATGCAGCaaaaaacatttgtgtacaaatttcTGCATGAACAATATGTGTTcagttcttttgaatatatacctaaaagtggaatttctgagttatgtaataatcttatttttaattttttaaggaaccaccagactattttccacagtggttgtacccTTTTATACTCCTATCAGCAACATAGGaaagttcctatttctctgcatccttgctgacacttgttattttaaaatgactatcTTCATTCTGATGGGTGTAAAGTAGTATGCCacgtggttttgatttacatttcctttatgactaatgatgttgagcatcattTAATGTGTTTGCTGGTCATTCGAgtatcttctttggggaaatgttGAT
The Theropithecus gelada isolate Dixy chromosome 7b, Tgel_1.0, whole genome shotgun sequence DNA segment above includes these coding regions:
- the LOC112628753 gene encoding granzyme B isoform X3, whose protein sequence is MQPILLLLAFLLLPRTDAGEIIGGHEVKPHSRPYMAYLMIWDQMSLKRCGGFLIREDFVLTAAHCWGSSINVTLGAHNIKEQERTQQIIPVKRAIPHPAYNPENFSNDIMLLQLERKAKRTTAVKPLRLPRNKTQGDSGGPLVCNKVAQGIVSYGRNNGKPPRVCTKVSSFVRWIKKTMKRH
- the LOC112628753 gene encoding granzyme B isoform X4, with amino-acid sequence MQPILLLLAFLLLPRTDAGEIIGGHEVKPHSRPYMAYLMIWDQMSLKRCGGFLIREDFVLTAAHCWGSSINVTLGAHNIKEQERTQQIIPVKRAIPHPAYNPENFSNDIMLLQGDSGGPLVCNKVAQGIVSYGRNNGKPPRVCTKVSSFVRWIKKTMKRH
- the LOC112628753 gene encoding granzyme B isoform X1, translated to MKSLSLLHLFPLPRAKREQGGNNSSSNQDSLSEKMQPILLLLAFLLLPRTDAGEIIGGHEVKPHSRPYMAYLMIWDQMSLKRCGGFLIREDFVLTAAHCWGSSINVTLGAHNIKEQERTQQIIPVKRAIPHPAYNPENFSNDIMLLQLERKAKRTTAVKPLRLPRNKTQVKPGQVCDVAGWGQTTPEGKYSHTLQEVKLTVEEDQTCKSRLPHYYDGTVELCVGDPEIQKASFKGDSGGPLVCNKVAQGIVSYGRNNGKPPRVCTKVSSFVRWIKKTMKRH
- the LOC112628753 gene encoding granzyme B isoform X2 — its product is MQTFPSGEIIGGHEVKPHSRPYMAYLMIWDQMSLKRCGGFLIREDFVLTAAHCWGSSINVTLGAHNIKEQERTQQIIPVKRAIPHPAYNPENFSNDIMLLQLERKAKRTTAVKPLRLPRNKTQVKPGQVCDVAGWGQTTPEGKYSHTLQEVKLTVEEDQTCKSRLPHYYDGTVELCVGDPEIQKASFKGDSGGPLVCNKVAQGIVSYGRNNGKPPRVCTKVSSFVRWIKKTMKRH